The DNA segment caggaacaggaaaacCAAATAAGAGCAAGGAAGGCACATTgggagcaaaaacacacacagaactcAGGACAGAGTCACTATGGTTGTTTGTTGCAGTGGCATTATTTAACTGTCCTGTTGTGACTGTTCCTCATACATTCATTTTTTCAGGCTTCATGATGGGAATATTCCACATATTTGTTGCTACATGGAGTTCtgctgagacaaaaaaaaaaattaataaataataataataataataataatagtcattcAAAATAAACTAATTTTACATTTCAGAGATTTCTTGAGTACATTTTGTTTAATCATATTTGTCACTTGTAGAACCTGATAACAAATCTTCTATTCAGGCACTATCCAATGATTCGGTAGTCATTTCTGCCTTCAAACCCTCTGAAATGTCTTTCTCCAATCACTCCCACACTTATGTCAAGTCCTCTCGTTATCAGTGTAAGTGTGAACATATGAGATCAGCTCATTCCTGATGATTTCTTCTCTTGACAATATGACATTATCAGTTTAATGGTCTATAAGGGAATAATAAGATTAGATCAAATCTAATGAACGGAGCCAATCTTAATTTTCCAATTATCAAATCCCCCACTGATAACCACGTGGACAGAATCCCTATTACTGTGATGATAAGCTTAGttaaaaactataatgaaaaATGCAATAAAGGCAAATGACCTTTGGACTTAAGAGCTGGAACTGAGCACTTTGACTTGAAGACTCTAACAGACCACAGGCTGTTATTCGTCTCATTGTACCAGCAGTTAACAAGGCTCGATCCAACTCAAGCCATTGATCTACTAACACTTATATCTGAGTTTCCGTTTATAAGAATGGACAGATTTCAGCTTAGTTAGAAggtcacattaaaaatatattctggaaatttttcatacttttatcattttataatggAAATTTAAGtggctttcatttttaaaaacgaaatcacaataatatatatatatatatatatatatatatatatatatatatatatatatatatatatatatatatatatattttttttttttttttaatttatgattaTCTCCATGAACTCATAAAAAAATTTGACTGTGTGAAACATtcaaattcattaaaattatatatatatatataaattctgtaTAATTTCCAATAAAGTTGTAATTTCAACATATAGGATACATGAAATGCAGAAGAATCCAAAggtgtttcaaataaatttgaggctgttttgcatttacattttaacacatttcATTGGAATCGCATGAGATATTTAATGGCTTTGTATGAGTGCAAGACAAGGGACTCCTCTGGTCTTCAGTCTAAGCTGTATATGTCAATCAGCTTTAGTCACTAGATTCCAAGAAAGCATTGTGCTCCTGTATTCCCGTGTCAAAGGGAAAATCTAAGGCTATGTCTTATCTCCTTACAGCAGCATTGCCCTCATTTCTTATAAGCGAAACCGGTTTTAGAATGTTATTGTATGACAGCTTTGAGTCAGAAATGAAACCGTTACTTCAGTGAGCCTGTAAACTCAATGGGATCTGTGATGGCATGTGCCTTTCACTGAAATGGAACCTTCCAGAGACCTGCACAGCATTGTGAGACTTTATATCCACAactgacaagaaaaaaataaaataaataataataataattttgtccaAATTCTAAGGCAGCACTGCATGCATCCATCATGGATAAAGCAATTTTAGAAATAATACAATTCTCCCCCAACACACTTTTTGGAAAATCatcattatatgttttttttatatgtttgaaTGGTCACATGCAGGGGAAAATAATGTAGCCGACTCCATAAAACAAGCATGTAAGCTCTAAACGATAATCCCACAACTAGTACTCACCTAGCAACATCTGCTGTTCAGCAAATCAAGGAAATGTCacataatgtaataaatattcaTGACCAATGTCATGCCTGGAACAGCTTGTGTGCTGAGCTGCTGACAGAAAGTAAGCTTCCTGTGGTGAGAAGACAAGAACAACAGATGAAAACAAAAGACATctttgacaaaaaaaacatgcatcttTATATTGAATGTTGCAACAGGTTTGAGGCCTAATTATTAAACttataagatagatagatagatagatagatagatagatagatagatagatagatagatagatagatagatagatagatagatagatagatagatagatagatagatattgggttttgcactttgtgggtgaagtctgtgtgttacgcgtcagcactgattagtttgtgggcgtctccattaattgtcatcagcaacagctgtcactcattactcatccctatatattggcttgtctagcgtcttgtgttcgtgagagcgttgtttcatgtttgtgacctgtgctttttgtgtgtttctgtgttggcTGTCCATGTttcccccggaaccccgtccactctacacaacccaccaccaagcaacaccacttacctttggctcgcttccccgcagttcctgtgtcaccctctcctgctgtcaactcacctccgccttccggattcatcatttttcaccaccatcttggactgtgcattcctcccaacGTTATTTATGTcccagtattgtattgtttcattgtcttttcattaaattaccttaacctcgcacttgcttcctgccactccttcaccccagtcgttacagatagatagatggataatgTTGTAAATACTTCTTctagtttccacaaaatatgttttcagttttctactgacaataataagaaatatttattgagaagcaaatttgaaatataacaaatacaatgagatatatatatatatatatatatatatatatatatatgaaaacaattcttttaaatgagaatgatatttcacaatattactgttttttttttgtactgtatttttatcaaataaattcaggcttggtgagtagaagaaacttatttcagaaacataaaaaaaaatatcctaaATCAGTTACTCATTTTTGTAAGGATGCTTCCTCTGTAAGAAGTAGACACGAAGGCTGCTAGCTTGGTTCTACAACAGAGCTAGCAAACGTCCAATTATTATTTTCCGGAAATCTCTCGCTGTAAAGTAACAGAGGTTTGATAACAAGTCCCTCAAATCACGTAAGCACCAGAAACAGCAGGGAAGCACATAGATTCTCAAAGATGGCACATTGCTTTGTGTATTTCTTCGACTTGCAGCAAATGCAGTAATTATATCCTAATAATGATTTATGAATACAAATCTAAGAAGGCCGAAGGCTTtaacaaataaagcaaaaactgACAGAGTTCACTGGAAAAAATATACGAACACCGGTAGAAGGACTGTTCGTGATTAGGTTTCTTTGTGAATGAAAATTATTGTTGTCTACAgctcatttctttaaaaacacaattttgtattcacttttcatatttaataagtACAGTAGCAATGAGCTGCCAACAATGGCCTTTCATACACTGCAAATATGATCAAGAATGTTCTCCTGGATAAACGTTCTCGGGGGTTTCACTACAGTAGAGCAGGATAACATGAAATGGTAAACGAATCAGAGCTCAGCTCGACATGCCATTTCAAGAATTTACTAGTATTTCACCTGCTATTGAACACTTGTCTAATTTGAATGCAGATCTGTAGTCAGTCCTGAGAAGGAGAATGACAGTGGCATAATTAAACATCTTTAAAGTAGGTCCTGCAGGTAACCCTGTCTGTCACGATTAGTTTGACTGGGAAATTCACTGagaataaataaatcatgccCAAAGAAATCAATTTGCATGCACTGTCTGTATAGTTTTAGCACCTGATTCCCTCAAaggcacagtaaaaaaaaatttaaaaatatatatatatatatatatatatatatattatatgtataatatatatgcattcatctcatttgtaagtcgctttggataaaagcgtctgctaaatgattaaatgtaaatgtaatgtaaatataacgTCCAAACCTGTTCTAAACATGCTAGTTGATTTTATAGTGAGAAGCCAACAGGGGattaatgtcacgctgtctggtctctgtttccctgggtgtccactagtggtatcacttccccataggcacctcaccgtaggcactacaattcccactagccttgtcccttcatcaaggtaattgcactcctgttaattgcacttaggtgtcttcacttgttagtcattatcctccctatattaaccagtccttttctgtttgtctgcatggagtccttactttccgtcacctagtttcctcgcgttcctagtcttcgagttcctgttcttgttcctgtttgtttgtttctgtttggattgatgtttggttacgaccccggcttgtttttgactctgatttggattacccaataaatctcacactgcacttggatcttctgtctcctgtgttcccatacgtgacagaaggactccatcatgccaagatccagcggtgtgggatttcgtatacGTTCCCCAGACACCATAGAGGAGCGGATGGGAGACTTTCCAACCTAACCActctccgtcaaaaggggagtgaggtggggtgCTTGGTGCAAATGTTCTGGACAATGGCAGTGGGGATGGGGTATAATGATGAAGCCCTGAAGGACCTATTCAAagactgcctggatgaccctttgcctgggttagagatgaaggggctggagatactggacttttgggggttcaccagttacctacagcatcgatctcggtgggatgactcagccacacctgtctctctcggtgggatggccgactctagaccggggtctacagacagtaggaccgccagcccagcgccacggagcaagatggccgccagcccagcaccacagcacaaggtggccgccggcccagcgccactgcccaagatggccgccggcccagcgccactgcccaagatggccgccggcccagcgccacagcacaaggtggccaccggcccagcgccactacccaagatggccacttgtccagcgcctctacaCGGAaggacagccacagttgaccctccagagtcgagtcaggttctcgttgaccctccagagtcgggtcaagtcacggttgaccctccagagtcgggtcaagtcacggttgaccctccagagtcgggtcaagtcacagttgacactcatgagttaagcactaccacagttagacctcaggagtcaagtcaagtcaccggtgttcttcatgggcaaaggcaagtcaccattgatcttcatgagcaaaggcaagtcaccattgatcctcatgagcagagtcaggtcaccaatgatcctcatgagcagagtcaggtcaccaatgatcctcatgagcagagtcaggtcaccaatgattttcctgaatccagtctaaactctgcggaactaccagagcctctccatgtctcagccgaactctctgagcgctcgactgatcctgtcgtggccacggaggccacccttaacttgttcatgttctctgtttcagacttgcctatccagacttgttttcatgtatcatcgatcccactgtggtggtcctcggtgccgccctggtgggctcctgtctcgaccgcacggctgtggtggtcttcttcgCTGCCcttgtgggcttctgtctcgaccgcacggctgtggtggtcttcttcgCTGCCcttgtgggcttctgtctcgaccgcatggttgtggtggtcttctgcgccgccctggtgggcttctgtctcgaccgcacggttgtggtggtcttctgcgcctccctggtgggcttctgtctcagtgtgaatctacaattttcatagtcatgaaaataaagaaaactctttgaatgagaaggtgtgtccaaacttttggtctgtactgtataatataaataaatatatatatatatatatataattctatctAGATATAATTTTCAAAGCTCaatattttgcattattactccagtcttcggtgttgcatgatccttcagaaatcaatataatatgcttatttactgctcaataaatatttcttattactaACAATCTTGGAAGTTTGTAATAAGTTTTTGCTGCGTCATACTTTTCTGGAAActtttaatgaaattataaaattgtaaggtggagaattttttttttaaacttttgtacatctttatatatttatatcttttatgccatgcatattatatatatatatatatataaagcattgaATGTTAGAATTACAAAGTTTTGTTTGAAAGTTCTGATAAAAAGAAGGTTTATGCCTTacagaaagatggatggatggatgaagatagatagatagatatgaaatgttatgatttcttttttcaataCTACTACCTGCTGCTTATTACACActgattaatacatttaaatgttcaaACGGAGAAATGAACACACTGAGAAACAAACACACCTCAGGCAGGGGAAATCTTGTGAATGAGACTCTGTTTCACACCAGCTTAGACTTCACATTTAAGGGCAGGAGAgatgttttataataattatgttctacattttttatttatattaggtCTCACTTTACCTCTTTTTTTCTACTGTTATACAACATCAAATCTCCTGAAATCTACTTACAGCACATTGTGCCTTAACTCCCCATGCCAATATTCTGTAGCATATATCATACtttccaaattttttttacatttttattacatcaCCAAACACTTATGCTGTTATCAAGACTGAAGTGGGCTATTGTTAaactcaatttttatttaatgctaAATCACTGAATCAGATTTAAAAACAAGACCTTATACATTACAACATTTGTTCCACAAAATATCTTATGCTGCAAAGGTTATTCAGAGTACACTTTTGCGTGAATCCCCTTGACAAAGTGCACAGTGCACCTAGAATGTCTTATACATAATGAAGAAGGTTCACTCTTGAAACGAAAAGTATATTAGTTTACTTTTAACTCAGTGTTGTCTGAGACATTTAGATTTGCAGAGAAGAGTTAAAATCAAAGATAGATTTATTTGCATTAGAACAAGGAAGGGGAATGTAGCTTTGAAGGCTGTGAGTGTTGTACAGTTTCAAGGACTTACAAAGGACTTTCTTTTATGATAGAAGATTGTGATGTCTTATTAGAAGAGAAAGAGTCTCTTGCATATAAAACTTTATAAGCTGTGGAAAATATAATCAAAATGGCCAGCATTGAGagatacaaataaatgcatgtttgttGGATTCCAACACCTTAACAGCAGTGAATAGGAGTAAGATCAAATTCTCCAACATGAAGTTTGTAGAAGacatttttactgtacttttaaaaGTAAGGACATAACGTCTACTAAATCGTTTGTTGTTAATTCTTCAATGAAACTTTTTGGTTACAATTTCACTCTTTCACTTGGCAAATTGAACATGGACAGGTTGACATGACATGCTTAAAACACATTAACAAAACTTAAGAAGGTAAAGAAGACAGTATAGACTGCAATACCTAGGATAGCATGAAATTCTTAGCTGTGGTAATCAGCTTTCCTGGTGCTGTGTACAAACTGTGATGAAGAGGCTTGTATGCAGTGAAAAGCAGCAGCGTCTCTACTGCTCTCTTCAGGCCAGCTGTGGTACTACACGTGATTTGCAGCACTGTCTCTGGCGCCACTCAGTGGTAAGAAAAAAATGCAACAGAAGTAGGctttattaaacacattttaccaGAGGACACCACAGAGATTAAACAACagttctatttttatttactcTTTTTTCCAGCGGGTTTCTCCACTTCCAATTCGATTCCTGCTAAACAGTTGCTTTAACTCTAGAGAAAAATCAATCTCTCATCTGAAAAGCAATTCTAGCATTCtccaaagacaaaaataaaagcagGGAGATGATTGAAATGTAAAGACGAGAGTCTCCATTGTGTTTTGAGGGCCACTGATGAAACaaattgcaaaaaacaaaaagtaattgtaaaaaaaagaatggaatAGAAAGCAGAAGGGTATTTAATGAAACCTTTGTTATCAGCAAACAGATCTGACTGTGCATATTAAGTAGTGGATAATAATATACAATCATGTTCAATCATCACAAAATACACCCCAACAGGGTCACCAGGTCTGATATCATCCTGGATACGTTTATTTAGCAAAAATGACAGGTTTACTGTATATCATGAAATACACAGCTACTtatcaaaatatacaaataacagACATGAATATTCAAGTTTTTCGAGTGTATTTTTACTACAAGAAAGTGATTAGTGAGAATAGCAGTAAATTAGTTGCCCAGTATGCATATTTTAGAtgtcataataattaaatagttGTTTCATAAACAAttattcatttgtgtgtgtgtgtgtgtgtgtgtgtgtgagtgagtgtgtgtgtatatatatatatatatatatataaacacacacacacacactttcaggtAGCCACAGTATGCTTTGTGGAGCAGTCCTTATGAGGTGTGTAATGGTTGCGAATGGATGAGACGGGATTGTATATAATTAGTTATTGGCAAATTCGGTCATCAGATATCCAGCTAAGTGTTCACAGGTGAACAGTATTTTATGTAATTAGATGTGTGAGCTGCTCAAACAAACATGCTAATAAAATACAGATGCCTGTCTAGATTTGTAGTTGTTTTGGTTGTAGTAGTTTTCTTTTGGAATTGTAGATTCACATCTCcacaaaacgtttttttttctgtttgtttctttttctgcTATGGATATGGAGTGGAAGCGGTATGTATAAGTTTTAAGTTGCATTGTTTTTAGTTACATGTACTATGTGAATACTTATTTTTCTTTCTCCCTAGGGTCCACTTACTGATTTTCTTGAGCTTCTTGAAACCTGCTGTTGGATATGAAGGTGAGTGTTGTGTTCATGAAGAAATTGGCCTTCTATTAAACTAACTACAACACAAACAGTTGTAGCTTTACTAATTCACAACTAATGTAACTAATTCATGGATATGTTCTCTAGGCTGGGTTTCTCAGAGTGTTCAGCCTCAGAACTGGTCCGTCCTCCACAAGCTCTCCAATCCTAGGAATGGCCAGTCTTCTGTGTTGGAGGCTCCAGTGACTGGAAGCATTCCTGTTGAAGAAGTGGCCTCTAATATGCTTGCTGGGAAGAACCCATATGCCAGCAAGTCTCCACTTTCCCGTTCACAATATGTAAAAAGAGGCTTTTCCAGCAGTTATGGATCTATGTCTCATACCCAAAGTGCACCAAATGTCTTGGACAGAATTTCATCACCGCTACAACTCCAGGGTTCCTCCAGTCCAAATGCACAGAAGATATTTAACAAGGCAGCTAGTGGAGAAGGTTCCTATAGTCCGTCTGCTCTATCTTCAAAATATGGCTCTGGACTGCAAAGCGTTTCTGCTCCCCTCTCTTCCACACCAGTACGAGGTGATGGTTTCAGTGGCTCATCCATCCGGTCAAATCTGTTTTTCTCCCCTCTTGATGTTTCTGGTCCACTCCCCAGTGATCAAAGCTCTTCAAATCCATCTGCAAGCTCTCAGGGCAACTCTGGCCTTAAGTTGGGAGGAACCTCTAGTTGGCTTTCTACACTGAGTAGCTCTTCCACAGGGTCCTCAAGCAGTTATCGCCATCTCTCTACTTCTCAGGGcagctctgagccacaactggcAGGAGGTTCAAGCCAACGTGTTTCTGCAAGTGGTTTGCTAATCCACTCTCCAAGTACTGAAAGTCAGAATACCCCTGGGTCCTTTTATGCCAAGCCTGCTGCCTCACCCATAGGTTTTCACCAGCTTACCACTGGTCAGAGTTCTTATGGCAAATATAAACCAAGCTCTGTGAGCAGAGTTGGCAATCAGCTGGCAGCTTCCCGTTATGTACCTAGACAGGATAGTAGCTCTGGTTCGTCTGTCCAGCCTCAAGGTACCACTAGCCAGCATGCTCCAGCTTTTTACTTTGGTGCAAAACTGCCTGTGTCCAGTCAGTACTCTAAAGTAACTCCAAGTGGTTATCTGTCTCCAAGCCAGTCATCTCTGAAGTGGCAGCCTTCAACCTCTAGGACCCAAGGATTTCAGACAGTATCAGGAACCGGTACATCACGGAGCACCTCTTGGCCTAATAATGGGTTCTCTTCACTGTCTTCAACAGGAGGTTCTGTGCAGTCTCAACCTGCCTCTAGCCAGAAAGCCCTGGCTTCTTTGGATGCAAGAGTGCCGGAGTACAGTCAAACTGCCTCAAGTGCATCCTCTGCTCCAAGCCAGACATCCCAGTGGGATCCTTTCACTTCTAGATGGTCCCATGGTTTTCAAACCTCTGGAGCTGTAGCATCTCACAGCAGCTCTCCCTCTCAAGGTTCGTCTACTAGTAAGTCCTTTACCCTTACCTCAGCAGCAAGTCCCAGCCAATTTGCCTCCAAACAGGAAGGAAGTGGTAGATATATTGGCTTATCCATTCAGTCTCCAAGTACCTCAAGTCTGCATAGTCCTGGGTCATCTGAATATGCTAAGCTTGCTGCCTCAACCCTAGGTGTTAGTCTGCCGACCAGTGGAGAACGCTCTTACAGCCAGTATACATCCAGCTCCTGGAGCAGAGCTGGCCCTCAGCTGGCAGACTCTACTCACCATGCACCCGTGCAGACTGGAAGCATGTTTACTGGCGGCTCCTCTCTCCAGAAGCAAGGTACCTCTCTGTATGCACCACCTCATTTGGATGTTAAAATGCCTATGTACAATCAGGCTCCAAGTGGACCATCACGCTCTCTGAGCCAACCATTTCAATGGCAGCCTTCCTCTAGTTTGTCTCAAGCTTTTCAGAACTCTGGTACAGTGGCCTCGCAGAGTAGCTCTCCATCTCAAGGCCCCAAGACTCCCACGATGTTCTCTACCTCTGCAAGAAGTTCTGACCAATTTGCCTCACCAAAAGAAGGAAGTGGTAGCTATAGTGGCTTGTCTCAAAGTGCCTTAACTCTAACTAGCCCTGAGTCCCCTACATATATCAAGCGTGGTTCCTCCCTGTTTGATGTTTCTAGGAAATCTTCCAGTGGTTTGAGCACCAACCGCATGTATACATCAAGCTCCCAGAGCAGGGATGGCACTCTGCTGGCAGACCCCATTCCTTCTGTGCCTGTGCAGTCCGTAAGCAGCTCTACTGATGGATCGTCTCCGCAGCTGCCAGGTACCTCTAGCCAGTATGCCCCTTTACCCTTGAGTGCAAAAGTGCATGGGTACAGTAACAGATCTTCAAGTGGAACCTCGTCTAGGAGCCAATCTCAATGGCAGACTTCAGCTAGGTGGTCACAAGGTTTTCAGACCTCTGGGGCATTCCCATTACAGATTGGCTCTTCATCTCAAAGCTTAAAGGCTCCCAGTAGGTTCTCCACTCAGGCTTCACCTGGATCCTCCTTGACTGGCTCAGGGGCATCTAAAAAATGGCAGCCTTCAGCCTCTCCTTGGAGCAAACGGTTTCAGGCCTCTGGCACCGCTGAACCTCAGAGCAGCCCAACATCAGTTATCTCCAGTAGCTATGGTTATGACCAGAAAGCTTCAGGCTATTCCAAATCTTCCCAGAGCTCCCCTGGTATAGGATGGTAGTCCTCTGTCAAGGGCTAAGGAACTGCCATGTACACTTGTACTGTGGAATGGCAATGCTAAATGGTATAAAGCTGCATTCAAACTTTGATTCAATAAATTGTTTAATATAAATGGTTTTGAACTTTCTGAATTTTACAT comes from the Carassius carassius chromosome 39, fCarCar2.1, whole genome shotgun sequence genome and includes:
- the zgc:111868 gene encoding serine-rich adhesin for platelets, with the translated sequence MDMEWKRVHLLIFLSFLKPAVGYEGWVSQSVQPQNWSVLHKLSNPRNGQSSVLEAPVTGSIPVEEVASNMLAGKNPYASKSPLSRSQYVKRGFSSSYGSMSHTQSAPNVLDRISSPLQLQGSSSPNAQKIFNKAASGEGSYSPSALSSKYGSGLQSVSAPLSSTPVRGDGFSGSSIRSNLFFSPLDVSGPLPSDQSSSNPSASSQGNSGLKLGGTSSWLSTLSSSSTGSSSSYRHLSTSQGSSEPQLAGGSSQRVSASGLLIHSPSTESQNTPGSFYAKPAASPIGFHQLTTGQSSYGKYKPSSVSRVGNQLAASRYVPRQDSSSGSSVQPQGTTSQHAPAFYFGAKLPVSSQYSKVTPSGYLSPSQSSLKWQPSTSRTQGFQTVSGTGTSRSTSWPNNGFSSLSSTGGSVQSQPASSQKALASLDARVPEYSQTASSASSAPSQTSQWDPFTSRWSHGFQTSGAVASHSSSPSQGSSTSKSFTLTSAASPSQFASKQEGSGRYIGLSIQSPSTSSLHSPGSSEYAKLAASTLGVSLPTSGERSYSQYTSSSWSRAGPQLADSTHHAPVQTGSMFTGGSSLQKQGTSLYAPPHLDVKMPMYNQAPSGPSRSLSQPFQWQPSSSLSQAFQNSGTVASQSSSPSQGPKTPTMFSTSARSSDQFASPKEGSGSYSGLSQSALTLTSPESPTYIKRGSSLFDVSRKSSSGLSTNRMYTSSSQSRDGTLLADPIPSVPVQSVSSSTDGSSPQLPGTSSQYAPLPLSAKVHGYSNRSSSGTSSRSQSQWQTSARWSQGFQTSGAFPLQIGSSSQSLKAPSRFSTQASPGSSLTGSGASKKWQPSASPWSKRFQASGTAEPQSSPTSVISSSYGYDQKASGYSKSSQSSPGIGW